The Candidatus Methylomirabilota bacterium genome includes the window AGCCGGCACGCCGGTTGCACCGATCCCGGCCGAGAGGTCAGCATCCATGTTGTCCCCACGCGTCGACGCCGGCGCCTGAGCGCGATGGCGCGCGCACGGCGAACACCCCGCCGCCGCGCCCGGGCGAGGCCCCTGCCCGATCTGAGCCGGTACGGCCGTCTGGCCGAATACAACCGCAAGCGGCGGTTCGAGGTCACCCCCGAGCCCGCTGGCCGCGCTCCGGGAGGCAGCCCGACGCCCGGCCGGCCGCTGCAGTTCGTGATCCAGAAACACCGTGCGCGTCGCCTGCACTACGACTTCCGGCTCGAGCACCGGGGCGTCATGCTCTCGTGGGCGGTGCCCAAGGGTCCCTCGCTCGATCCGGCGGTCAAGCGGCTGGCCATGGAGACGGAGCCCCATCCGATCGATTACAACGAGTTCGAAGGGGTGATCCCCGAGGGCGAATACGGCGGCGGGACCGTGATGATCTGGGATCACGGCGTCTGGGCCCCGGTGGTCGGCGACCGCCTCGGCGACGAGGCCGACGTCGACCGCCAGCTCGCCAAAGGGGAGCTCAAGCTCATGCTGCTCGGCGAGAGGCTCGCCGGCGGCTGGGCGCTGGTGCGGACCGGCGAGCGCCAGTGGTTGTTGATCAAGCACCGCGATCGGTGGGCGTCCACCACCGATCCCACGGTCACCCATCCGCGCTCCGTCGTCTCCGGTCGCACGATGGCGGAGATCGCCCGCGCCGCCGGCGCCAGTCCCCGCCAGCTCATCGAAGCCGCCGCCGCGGATGGGGAGGCGACGGACGCCAGGTCGGCCGTCCGGTCACCGCCCAGGCCCCAGCGTCGCCGGCGCGCGCGCTGAGGGCCGCCCTCCGGCACGCTGGTGTCGCGCGGCCCGCTTGTGCGGGCTACGCGCATGGGCTAGGCTGAGGCATGATCGCCCGCCTGCTCACGTCCCCCCGGCACGGCTGCCATCCGTGAGCCGGGGCCGTCAATACGGGTTCGATCGTCGCCGCCGAGACACCGCTCGTCGTCAGAAGCAGCAGGCCAAGCGGGAGCGGAAGCTCACCCGCGCCGCGGAGGGAGTGACCGGCCCGGACATCGACGCTCCGCAGGAGACGGGGGCCCCCAGCGGGGTATGGGAATGGTTCTCACCCAGCCGGGCTCGCGTGGTGACCTCGACCGTCGGCACCCGCCCGGACGGTGAGCCCCCGGACGACTGGGTGCTCATCAGCGACGCGCCGCCGGAGGAGACCGCCAGCCCCTCCTGACCTCACGCTTCCGGCCCGCGGACGAGCGTCTAGCGTGACCCGCGCACGCGGCGGCCGGCGGCGTCGAACAGGTAGACTCGATCGAGGTCGAATCTGATCCCCGGCGCATCGCCTACCCGGTAGGGGCTGGCGCCCTCGACGACGGCGATGGTGGGCCGCTCGGCCCCGTGGTCGAAGTAGATCAGCGTGTCCTTGCCCAACGGCTCGACGAGCTTGGCGCGCCAGTGAAAGGTGCCATCGCCCCCCACGCGAACGTGCTCGGGCCGGGCGCCCAGGGAGTACCGGCCTTCGGGGGCGCTGGCGAAGGCCGCCGGCAGCTCGACGGCGAAGCCCGCCCCCTCGAAGCGCGGACGGCCGGCCGCGGCGCGGAGCGTTCCCGCCAGCAGGTTCATCGACGGGCTGCCGAAGAAGTCCGCGACGAAGTAGCTGACCGGGTCGTTGTAGATCTCGAGCGGCGTGCCCACCTGCTCGACGCGGCCGGCCTGCATGACCACGATCCGGTCGGCCAGCGTCATGGCCTCCTCCTGATCGTGGGTGACGAACACGAACGTCTTGCGCAGCTCCTCGTGCAGGCGATCGATCTCCGCCCGCATCTCGCGGCGTAGCTTGGCGTCCAGGCTGGCCAGCGGCTCGTCGAGCAGGAAGGCGGAGGGCTCGGTGATCAGGGTCCGGGCCAGCGCCACCCGCTGGGCCTCGCCGCCCGAGCACTGGGCCGGGAACTTGTCCAGCAGGTGCGTGATGCGGACCAGGTCGGCCACCTCTCGCACCCGGCGCCGCCGCGTCGCCGCATCGACCTTCTTCATGCGCGGCCCGAACTCGATGTTCTCGGCCACCGTCTTGTGGGGGAACAGGGCGTGGCTCTGGAACACCATGCCCAGGTTCCGCTGGCCGGGCTCCAGGTCGTTGACCACCCGGCCGTCGATGCGGATCTCGCCCGCCGTGGGCTCCTCGAACCCCGCAATCATTCGGAGGGTCGTCGTCTTGCCGCAGCCCGAGGGCCCGACCAGCACGACGAACTCCCCCTCCTCGATCGCCAGATCGAGCCCTTTGACGGCCTCCACGCCGCCGCCGAAGACCTTGCGCAGCCCCCGCACCTCGATGCGGGCCATCCGGCCTACCTCTTCACCATGCCGAAGCTGAAGCCCCGGACCAGGTGCTTGCGGATCAGGCAGCCGATGATGATGAGCGGCAGCGTGATGCCCACGGCCAGGGCCGCCTGCCGGCCGTAGACGCGGCCCTCGCTCGACCCTTCGTACTTGGCCAGCTGGACCGGCAACGTCACCACTTCCGTCTTGGTCAGGATCAGGGCCATCAGGTACTCGCTCCAGGCCAGGATGAGGACGAACATGAACGTGGCCACCAGGCCCGAGCGGACCAGGGGCAGCGTCACCTCCCAGATGGTCCGCCACCGGCCGGCGCCCAGGATGGCGGCGGCCTGCTCCACCTCGACGGGGATCTCGTCGATGAAGCTCTTGGTCATCCACACGGAGTAGGGCAGCGTGGTGATGACGTAGACGATCACCAGACCGGTCACCGTGTCGAGCAGGTTGAGGGCCGAGTAGTAGAGGGTGAGCGGCGCGGCCACCACGATCGGCGGGACCATCCGGAGCATGAGGAGGTTGAACATCCGCCGCTCCGAGAGCAGGCGATAGCGGGAGGCGCCGTACGCGAGCAGCGTGCCCAGCGAGACCGAGAGCGTGGTGGCGATGAGCGCGAT containing:
- a CDS encoding DNA polymerase ligase N-terminal domain-containing protein, producing MARARRTPRRRARARPLPDLSRYGRLAEYNRKRRFEVTPEPAGRAPGGSPTPGRPLQFVIQKHRARRLHYDFRLEHRGVMLSWAVPKGPSLDPAVKRLAMETEPHPIDYNEFEGVIPEGEYGGGTVMIWDHGVWAPVVGDRLGDEADVDRQLAKGELKLMLLGERLAGGWALVRTGERQWLLIKHRDRWASTTDPTVTHPRSVVSGRTMAEIARAAGASPRQLIEAAAADGEATDARSAVRSPPRPQRRRRAR
- a CDS encoding ABC transporter ATP-binding protein codes for the protein MARIEVRGLRKVFGGGVEAVKGLDLAIEEGEFVVLVGPSGCGKTTTLRMIAGFEEPTAGEIRIDGRVVNDLEPGQRNLGMVFQSHALFPHKTVAENIEFGPRMKKVDAATRRRRVREVADLVRITHLLDKFPAQCSGGEAQRVALARTLITEPSAFLLDEPLASLDAKLRREMRAEIDRLHEELRKTFVFVTHDQEEAMTLADRIVVMQAGRVEQVGTPLEIYNDPVSYFVADFFGSPSMNLLAGTLRAAAGRPRFEGAGFAVELPAAFASAPEGRYSLGARPEHVRVGGDGTFHWRAKLVEPLGKDTLIYFDHGAERPTIAVVEGASPYRVGDAPGIRFDLDRVYLFDAAGRRVRGSR
- a CDS encoding carbohydrate ABC transporter permease, which codes for MTRQARRRLFAGFRFTMLTLWLLVVAFPMYWVLSTSFKPGHEWFAWPPVYWTSEPTLDNHRAVWVGETEALRTQEAFSMQKPLLALQHSLTIALIATTLSVSLGTLLAYGASRYRLLSERRMFNLLMLRMVPPIVVAAPLTLYYSALNLLDTVTGLVIVYVITTLPYSVWMTKSFIDEIPVEVEQAAAILGAGRWRTIWEVTLPLVRSGLVATFMFVLILAWSEYLMALILTKTEVVTLPVQLAKYEGSSEGRVYGRQAALAVGITLPLIIIGCLIRKHLVRGFSFGMVKR